The Bacteroidales bacterium genome has a segment encoding these proteins:
- the gdhA gene encoding NADP-specific glutamate dehydrogenase, producing MDLKKFMIDLEKRHPGEMEYLQAVQEVLETLEDVLKENPQFESAGIVKRIVEPDRILTFKIPWVDDNGQVQVNLGYRIQFNNAIGPYKGGMRFHPSVNLSILKFLGFEQTFKNSLSTLPMGGGKGGSDFNGKGKSDGEIMRFCQSLMLEMWRIIGPETDVPAGDIGVGGREIGFMYGMYRKLAQENTGVFTGKGRNWGGSLIRPEATGYGAIYFVEEMLATKNDTIKGKTVAISGFGNVAWGAASKATELGAKVVTISGPDGYIYDEAGISGEKIDYMLELRSSNNDVVAPYAEKFKGSKFFAGKRPWEVKCDIACPCATQNELRGEDAKQLVDNGTMLVAEVSNMGCRPEAIEVFLKSKILFGPGKAVNAGGVSTSGLEMSQNSMKYSWTSEEVDAKLHQIMKDIHEQCVINGKQADGYINYVKGANVAGFLKVANAMVDQGVV from the coding sequence ATGGATCTAAAAAAATTCATGATTGACCTGGAAAAAAGACATCCGGGTGAAATGGAATATCTTCAGGCAGTGCAAGAAGTACTCGAGACACTCGAAGATGTTTTGAAAGAAAACCCCCAATTTGAAAGCGCAGGCATCGTCAAGCGTATTGTGGAGCCCGATCGCATTCTCACCTTCAAGATTCCATGGGTTGACGACAACGGACAAGTACAGGTAAACCTTGGTTATCGCATTCAATTCAACAACGCCATTGGACCATACAAAGGTGGCATGCGTTTCCACCCGAGTGTGAACCTTAGTATCCTGAAGTTTTTAGGTTTTGAACAAACCTTCAAAAATAGCCTCTCCACGTTGCCTATGGGCGGTGGAAAAGGCGGTTCTGATTTTAATGGAAAAGGTAAATCAGATGGTGAAATTATGCGTTTCTGCCAGTCGTTGATGCTGGAGATGTGGCGTATCATTGGACCCGAAACTGACGTTCCTGCCGGCGATATTGGCGTAGGTGGCCGTGAGATTGGGTTTATGTATGGTATGTACCGGAAACTGGCTCAGGAGAATACAGGTGTATTCACCGGCAAAGGACGCAACTGGGGCGGAAGCCTTATTCGTCCGGAAGCTACCGGCTATGGTGCTATTTATTTTGTTGAAGAAATGCTTGCAACAAAGAATGATACCATAAAAGGCAAAACTGTAGCTATTTCTGGTTTTGGTAACGTAGCATGGGGTGCTGCTTCAAAAGCAACCGAACTTGGTGCTAAAGTAGTTACAATTTCTGGCCCTGACGGTTACATATATGACGAAGCTGGTATTTCCGGCGAGAAAATCGACTATATGTTAGAGTTAAGATCTTCAAACAATGACGTTGTTGCTCCTTATGCTGAAAAGTTTAAAGGTTCTAAATTCTTTGCAGGAAAACGTCCATGGGAAGTAAAATGCGATATCGCTTGTCCTTGTGCTACACAAAACGAATTACGTGGCGAAGATGCAAAACAATTGGTTGATAATGGAACCATGCTTGTTGCTGAAGTTTCAAACATGGGTTGCAGACCTGAGGCTATCGAAGTATTTCTGAAAAGTAAAATATTATTCGGACCTGGTAAAGCTGTCAATGCTGGTGGTGTATCCACTTCAGGTCTCGAAATGTCGCAAAACTCGATGAAGTACAGCTGGACAAGTGAAGAAGTTGATGCCAAGCTGCACCAAATTATGAAAGATATTCATGAGCAGTGCGTTATCAACGGCAAACAAGCCGATGGTTACATCAACTACGTAAAAGGCGCCAACGTGGCCGGCTTCCTCAAAGTTGCCAACGCTATGGTTGACCAGGGCGTGGTATAA
- a CDS encoding nucleotidyltransferase domain-containing protein yields the protein MFGLKSEQIAAIDQCFEKYPEIDLAIIYGSRAKNTYRYNSDIDLTLIGDLSFRQLLKLENELDDLLLPYKIDLSLKSTISNADLIEHIDRVGKIFYDKSRKINSAKVASGERVD from the coding sequence ATGTTTGGTTTAAAATCAGAACAAATTGCAGCTATTGACCAATGCTTTGAAAAGTATCCTGAAATAGATTTGGCTATCATTTATGGTTCAAGAGCCAAAAACACCTACAGATATAATTCAGACATTGATTTGACCCTGATTGGAGACCTTTCTTTTCGACAACTTTTGAAATTAGAAAATGAACTGGACGACCTCCTCTTACCATACAAAATAGACCTTTCACTAAAAAGCACCATTTCTAATGCTGATTTGATCGAACATATCGACAGAGTAGGGAAAATATTCTACGACAAAAGTCGAAAGATTAATTCAGCTAAAGTAGCGAGTGGTGAGAGAGTGGATTGA
- a CDS encoding sodium/sugar symporter, which yields MTAEVGFSFWDYAIFIAYAIIIMSIGLFVSRKKKGHERNAEDYFLAGKSLPWWAIGASLIAANISAEQMIGMSGSGMAVGLAIASYEWMAALTLIIVGKYFLPIFIEKGLYTIPEFIEKRFSTNLKTILAIFWIALFIFVNLTTVLFLGGKAIDTILGNGDGSMIFPAIVGLACFAAAYSIYGGLAAVAWTDVVQVALLVIGGFITTIIALNHVTPDGGIVDGFQHIYATASDKFHMIISRDNPEFVNLPGIAMLIGGLWVANLYYWGFNQYIIQRTLAAKSLREAQRGIVFAAFLKLIVPLFVVIPGIIVWVMYSQPEGTAIISGITDTFAKADGSMNYDKAYPWLIGTFIPSGLKGLVVAALAAAIVSSLASMVNSTSTIFTMDIYKPYLENKKAKNKDVAIGRISGGVALLIAIFVAPMLGNIEQAFQYIQEYTGLVSPGILAVFMMGLFYKKATNRGAITGILVSIPVALALKLTPSLELPWLDQMFYTFLITMTVIAMVSLSTNKFDDDPKGIVLTNKTFITGKAFNLAAYAVLLILVVLYAIFW from the coding sequence ATGACAGCTGAAGTAGGATTTTCGTTTTGGGATTACGCGATATTCATTGCTTATGCCATCATTATCATGAGCATCGGATTGTTTGTGTCGCGAAAGAAAAAAGGTCACGAACGCAATGCGGAAGATTATTTCCTGGCTGGCAAGTCGCTGCCCTGGTGGGCTATCGGCGCTTCGCTGATCGCAGCCAACATCTCCGCCGAACAAATGATCGGCATGTCGGGATCGGGCATGGCGGTGGGTTTGGCCATCGCATCCTACGAGTGGATGGCAGCCCTGACGCTTATAATCGTTGGGAAGTACTTCCTGCCGATCTTCATCGAAAAAGGCCTTTACACCATCCCCGAGTTTATCGAAAAACGTTTCAGCACAAACCTAAAAACCATCCTGGCCATTTTCTGGATTGCGCTTTTTATCTTTGTCAACCTTACCACTGTACTTTTTCTGGGTGGCAAAGCCATCGATACCATTTTGGGCAACGGCGACGGGAGCATGATCTTTCCGGCCATCGTTGGGTTGGCATGTTTTGCAGCAGCATATTCTATTTATGGAGGATTGGCAGCGGTGGCCTGGACCGACGTTGTACAGGTGGCGCTGCTTGTAATTGGCGGTTTTATTACTACCATCATCGCGCTGAACCACGTAACGCCCGACGGTGGTATCGTCGACGGATTTCAGCACATCTACGCCACTGCCTCCGATAAGTTCCACATGATCATCAGCCGCGACAACCCGGAGTTTGTTAATCTTCCGGGAATCGCCATGCTCATCGGCGGCTTGTGGGTGGCAAATCTTTATTACTGGGGTTTTAATCAGTACATCATCCAGCGCACGCTTGCCGCCAAAAGTCTGCGTGAAGCACAGCGCGGTATTGTCTTTGCCGCTTTTCTTAAACTCATTGTGCCGCTTTTTGTGGTAATCCCCGGCATCATCGTTTGGGTAATGTATTCGCAACCCGAAGGCACCGCCATCATCAGCGGCATCACCGATACTTTTGCCAAAGCCGATGGCTCGATGAACTACGACAAAGCCTATCCCTGGCTTATCGGAACCTTTATTCCCTCAGGTCTAAAAGGACTGGTGGTGGCAGCGCTGGCAGCAGCTATCGTATCTTCGCTGGCTTCCATGGTCAACTCCACTTCTACCATTTTCACCATGGATATTTACAAACCCTATCTCGAAAACAAAAAAGCCAAAAACAAAGATGTCGCCATTGGCCGTATTTCAGGAGGCGTAGCTTTACTTATCGCAATATTCGTGGCGCCCATGCTTGGCAATATCGAGCAGGCTTTCCAGTACATTCAGGAATATACCGGACTGGTGAGTCCAGGTATCCTGGCGGTATTCATGATGGGTTTGTTTTATAAAAAAGCTACCAACCGTGGCGCTATTACAGGCATCCTGGTTTCAATACCGGTGGCGCTTGCGCTTAAACTAACGCCGTCGCTCGAATTGCCCTGGCTCGATCAAATGTTTTATACTTTCCTTATCACCATGACGGTGATTGCTATGGTAAGTCTTTCGACCAATAAGTTCGACGACGACCCCAAAGGAATCGTGCTGACCAATAAGACGTTTATTACCGGAAAGGCTTTTAACCTGGCGGCTTATGCTGTCCTTCTGATTTTGGTAGTACTGTATGCTATTTTTTGGTAA
- a CDS encoding 3'-5' exonuclease, which produces MLDQLKLEDVLFLDIETVSQHAEYGELPESTRKLWDKKAGYLKREAEETPESLYGRAGIYAEFGKIICISTGFIHGDNFRIKSFFGDDEKILLNEFGQMLNRHYCKQHHLLCGHNAKEFDFPYIARRMLINGLELPKILKLYGKKPWEIQHLDTMDLWRFGDYKNYTSLNLLTTIFGIPSPKDDLDGSMVGDTYWKDKDLPRIVNYCQKDTLAVAQLLLRLMGRPLINPDDVVISDEISKDS; this is translated from the coding sequence ATGCTTGATCAATTGAAACTTGAAGATGTTCTTTTCCTTGATATCGAAACGGTATCACAGCATGCCGAATATGGCGAGCTGCCAGAGTCGACACGAAAACTATGGGATAAAAAGGCGGGATATTTAAAACGGGAAGCCGAAGAAACTCCCGAAAGTCTTTATGGTCGAGCCGGCATCTACGCGGAGTTTGGGAAGATTATCTGTATCTCTACAGGTTTTATCCATGGTGATAATTTTCGCATCAAATCATTTTTCGGTGACGATGAAAAAATCCTCCTCAATGAATTTGGTCAGATGCTCAACCGGCACTATTGCAAGCAGCATCATCTGCTATGCGGGCACAACGCCAAAGAGTTCGACTTCCCGTACATCGCGCGACGCATGCTGATCAATGGGCTGGAGCTGCCCAAAATCCTGAAGCTTTATGGCAAGAAACCCTGGGAGATTCAGCATCTCGACACGATGGACTTGTGGCGCTTTGGCGATTATAAAAATTATACCTCACTCAATTTGCTTACCACCATCTTTGGCATACCAAGCCCCAAAGACGATCTGGATGGCAGCATGGTGGGCGACACTTATTGGAAAGACAAAGACTTGCCACGCATCGTCAACTATTGCCAGAAAGATACTCTGGCGGTAGCGCAACTGCTGCTCAGACTAATGGGACGCCCGCTCATAAATCCCGACGATGTGGTGATATCTGATGAGATATCTAAAGACTCATGA
- a CDS encoding aldose epimerase family protein: MELTKKIYDETDGQQVYSYTIRNSDNITVELITYGGTITHLWVPDAKGKLADVVTGYDSLAEYAAGRNYFGALVGRCTNRISQGNYTLDGKKHQLANNAGSDHLHGGVVGFNKKVWQAEDFIFADSAGVVLTLTSPDGDEGYPGNLRVQVTYTLTNRNELKIDYAATTNSPTIVNLTHHSYFNLDGHNSGSMLAHKLQINGDAYLPIDQALVPTGEIKPVEGTPMDFRHPHVIGERIAKVPGGYDHTWVLKNKHDSALQLAARLWGPQSGRLLEVYTDQPGIQFYAGNTLDNDQGKQGAVYAQHDALCLETQHFPDSPNHPDFPSVVLKPGEKFVSQTVYRFLNDNNGR, translated from the coding sequence ATGGAATTAACAAAAAAAATTTACGATGAAACCGATGGTCAACAAGTTTACAGCTACACCATCCGCAACAGCGACAATATTACGGTTGAGCTGATCACCTACGGCGGCACCATAACGCATCTGTGGGTTCCCGATGCAAAGGGGAAACTTGCCGATGTGGTTACTGGCTACGACAGCCTGGCCGAATATGCTGCCGGTAGAAACTATTTTGGCGCGTTGGTGGGACGCTGCACCAACAGGATTTCACAGGGCAATTATACACTTGACGGAAAGAAACATCAGTTGGCGAACAACGCCGGCTCCGACCATCTGCATGGCGGCGTCGTAGGCTTTAATAAAAAGGTGTGGCAAGCCGAAGATTTCATCTTTGCCGACAGCGCCGGAGTGGTGCTTACGCTTACCAGCCCCGACGGCGACGAAGGTTATCCCGGAAACCTGCGGGTGCAGGTAACTTACACGCTGACCAACCGCAACGAGCTAAAGATTGATTATGCAGCAACCACCAATTCGCCCACAATCGTCAACCTGACGCATCACAGCTATTTTAATCTGGACGGCCACAACAGCGGCTCTATGCTCGCCCACAAGCTACAAATTAACGGCGATGCTTATCTGCCGATAGATCAGGCGCTGGTGCCAACAGGTGAGATAAAACCTGTGGAAGGCACGCCGATGGATTTCCGGCATCCGCATGTTATCGGCGAACGAATAGCAAAGGTGCCGGGCGGCTACGACCATACCTGGGTGCTCAAAAACAAACACGATAGCGCACTACAACTTGCCGCTCGTCTGTGGGGACCACAAAGCGGACGCCTGCTCGAAGTATACACCGACCAGCCGGGCATTCAGTTTTATGCCGGAAACACGCTGGATAACGATCAAGGAAAACAGGGCGCCGTGTATGCTCAGCACGATGCTTTGTGTCTCGAAACGCAACATTTTCCCGACTCGCCCAACCATCCCGACTTTCCGTCGGTAGTGTTGAAGCCGGGTGAGAAATTTGTTTCACAGACGGTGTACAGATTTTTGAATGATAATAATGGACGATAG